One segment of Anatilimnocola aggregata DNA contains the following:
- a CDS encoding aldehyde dehydrogenase family protein, with amino-acid sequence MATATAPVKIQRPRIQQTTCFIDGQWIPAQSGKTFPTYNPATEELIADVAEGDAADIDLAAKAARKQFDSGEWSRMDARDRGRLMYKLADLLEAEIDELAALESLDNGKPFRDARNADLPLTIDCLRYYAGYADKIHGSTIPIRGNYFCYTRKEPVGVVGQIIPWNFPMLMTAWKWGPALAAGCTIVMKPAEQTPLSCLRMARLAQKAGIPDGVINVVPGYGPSAGGAIVKHPLIDKVAFTGSTEVGKIIMREAAATMKRVTLELGGKSPNIVLEDADLDAAVAGAHFGLYFNQGQCCCAGSRLFVQEKIHDKFVDQIVSMNKIRKLGDPLDPTTEQGPQVDKEQFDKILGYIDSGKREGAKCLTGGNRHGSRGFFVEPTLFTDVKDEMTIAQEEIFGPVMSVLKFKSLDEIAARANNTPYGLAAAVWTRDIQKAHALAHKLRAGTVWVNCYDVFDAAAPFGGFKFSGQGRELGEEGLKAYLENKTVTVAMG; translated from the coding sequence ATGGCAACTGCAACTGCCCCCGTCAAGATTCAGCGTCCTCGGATTCAACAAACCACCTGCTTCATCGACGGACAATGGATCCCCGCGCAGAGCGGCAAGACGTTTCCCACCTACAACCCAGCCACCGAAGAACTGATTGCCGATGTGGCGGAAGGGGACGCTGCCGATATCGACCTGGCCGCCAAAGCGGCTCGCAAGCAGTTTGATTCGGGTGAGTGGAGCCGCATGGATGCCCGCGACCGCGGCCGGTTGATGTACAAATTGGCCGACCTGCTCGAAGCGGAAATCGACGAACTGGCAGCGCTCGAATCGCTCGATAACGGCAAGCCGTTTCGCGATGCGCGGAATGCCGACCTGCCCCTGACGATCGACTGCCTGCGCTATTACGCGGGCTATGCCGACAAGATTCATGGCAGCACCATTCCCATCCGCGGCAACTATTTTTGCTACACGCGCAAGGAACCGGTCGGTGTCGTCGGGCAAATCATTCCCTGGAACTTCCCCATGCTGATGACGGCGTGGAAGTGGGGCCCGGCGCTCGCCGCGGGCTGCACCATTGTCATGAAGCCCGCCGAGCAAACACCGCTCAGCTGCCTGCGGATGGCGCGTCTCGCACAGAAGGCGGGCATTCCCGATGGCGTGATTAACGTCGTGCCCGGTTATGGCCCCTCGGCGGGCGGTGCGATTGTGAAGCATCCGCTGATCGACAAGGTGGCGTTCACCGGCTCGACCGAAGTCGGCAAGATCATCATGCGCGAAGCAGCAGCCACCATGAAACGTGTGACGCTGGAACTCGGCGGCAAAAGCCCGAACATTGTCTTGGAAGATGCCGACCTCGATGCAGCTGTCGCCGGCGCGCACTTCGGCCTGTACTTCAATCAGGGGCAATGCTGCTGCGCGGGTAGCCGGCTGTTCGTCCAGGAGAAGATTCACGACAAGTTTGTCGACCAGATTGTCTCGATGAACAAGATTCGCAAATTGGGCGATCCGCTCGATCCCACCACGGAGCAAGGTCCGCAGGTCGATAAAGAACAGTTCGACAAAATTCTCGGCTACATCGATAGTGGCAAGCGGGAAGGTGCCAAGTGCCTGACCGGCGGCAATCGCCACGGCAGTCGCGGCTTTTTCGTTGAACCCACTCTCTTCACCGATGTGAAGGACGAAATGACGATCGCTCAAGAAGAAATCTTTGGCCCCGTCATGTCGGTGCTGAAGTTCAAATCGCTCGACGAAATTGCTGCCCGCGCCAACAACACGCCCTACGGTCTGGCCGCAGCTGTCTGGACGCGCGACATTCAAAAAGCCCACGCATTGGCCCACAAGCTGCGCGCCGGCACTGTCTGGGTGAACTGCTACGACGTCTTCGACGCCGCTGCTCCCTTCGGCGGCTTCAAGTTCAGCGGCCAAGGTCGCGAACTGGGCGAAGAAGGTCTCAAAGCCTATCTCGAGAACAAGACGGTGACCGTGGCGATGGGGTGA
- a CDS encoding glycosyltransferase → MPEPRIALVHDWLVSPGGAEKVLLELHEMYPNAPIYTANYVPEKFPEFKNADIRPTWLDRISLAKRKHQLFSVFRAWAFRGLDLSDYDIVISSCSAESKYVKTGEQTLHICYCHTPVRYYWSDYEWYLAHPPFGKLNWLVKGLLPLMIGWLRRMDYQGAQTVDSFVANSRFVQARIAKYYHKSSTVIHAPVNVDQFEVSRERDDYYLIVGRQVAYKRLDLAVDAFNELGLPLKVAGTGEEITKHKPRAKSNIEFLGRVPDADLPRLYGRAKGFIFPAEEDFGIVPIEAMANGTPVVAFGVGGALETVVEGKTGTFFPEKTPASLVDAVRRFETMKFDPDVIRAQAERFSQAVFRQTMKQFVADEWCRFKGDEAAPVAEARTAEQTAVAAAS, encoded by the coding sequence ATGCCCGAGCCGCGAATTGCTTTAGTTCACGATTGGCTTGTCTCGCCCGGGGGCGCTGAAAAAGTGCTGCTCGAGTTGCACGAGATGTACCCCAATGCGCCGATCTACACTGCCAACTATGTGCCGGAGAAGTTTCCCGAATTCAAAAACGCCGACATTCGCCCCACCTGGCTCGATCGTATCTCGCTGGCCAAGCGCAAACATCAGCTCTTCTCGGTCTTTCGCGCCTGGGCGTTTCGCGGTCTCGATCTCTCCGACTACGACATCGTCATTTCTTCCTGCAGCGCCGAATCGAAGTACGTGAAGACCGGCGAACAGACGTTGCACATCTGCTACTGCCATACGCCCGTGCGCTACTACTGGAGTGACTACGAGTGGTATTTGGCGCATCCGCCGTTCGGCAAGTTGAACTGGTTGGTAAAGGGCTTGCTGCCGCTGATGATCGGCTGGCTGCGGCGAATGGACTACCAAGGCGCTCAAACGGTTGACTCCTTCGTCGCCAATTCGCGCTTTGTTCAAGCGCGAATCGCCAAGTATTACCACAAGAGTTCGACGGTCATTCACGCGCCAGTGAACGTCGACCAGTTCGAAGTTTCGCGCGAACGGGATGATTATTATCTGATTGTTGGCCGGCAGGTCGCGTACAAGCGGCTCGATCTGGCCGTCGATGCCTTTAATGAACTGGGTCTGCCGCTAAAGGTGGCAGGAACGGGCGAAGAAATCACCAAGCATAAGCCGCGCGCCAAGTCGAACATTGAGTTCCTCGGTCGTGTGCCCGATGCCGATCTGCCGCGCTTGTACGGTCGGGCGAAGGGCTTTATTTTTCCGGCCGAAGAAGACTTTGGCATCGTGCCAATCGAGGCAATGGCCAACGGTACTCCCGTGGTCGCCTTTGGTGTGGGGGGCGCGCTCGAAACGGTGGTCGAGGGAAAAACCGGGACGTTCTTCCCTGAGAAGACTCCAGCTTCATTAGTCGACGCTGTTCGCCGCTTTGAAACAATGAAGTTCGACCCCGACGTGATTCGTGCCCAGGCAGAGCGCTTCAGCCAGGCGGTGTTTCGCCAAACGATGAAGCAATTCGTGGCAGACGAGTGGTGCCGATTCAAGGGCGACGAGGCTGCTCCCGTTGCCGAGGCTCGCACGGCCGAGCAGACCGCTGTGGCAGCTGCGAGCTAA
- a CDS encoding glycosyltransferase family 4 protein has protein sequence MLPCVNGRYLVQRLTGVQRYAREIVSRWEPVPILKPNLGGKGASGHLWEQLRLPTMAKGLLWSPCTTGPIAVRKQVVTIHDTAFVDRAECFTRGFAAWYQWLVPRLARRVQRIITVSHFSKQRIVEHCRVPEEKVEVVSCGVGPQFRPQPAEQVARAREELKLPSRYALCVCSLEPRKNLLRLLQSWSAMQNRPDDLHLVIVGARDNIYDNIGLTEPPKNVHLAGYVGDDLLPAVYAGAEFFACPSLYEGFGLPVIEAMACGVPVICSNTTSLPEVAGDAAILVDPLQIESIAAAMQQLATDAALRAKMREQGLIRAQTFSWDDAARKTWNILAAAS, from the coding sequence ATGCTTCCCTGTGTGAATGGCCGCTATCTCGTTCAGCGTTTGACCGGCGTGCAGCGTTACGCGCGCGAAATCGTTTCGCGCTGGGAACCGGTCCCCATCTTGAAGCCGAACCTGGGTGGCAAAGGTGCCAGCGGTCATTTGTGGGAACAGTTGCGATTGCCGACGATGGCAAAAGGCCTGCTGTGGTCGCCTTGCACGACGGGACCGATCGCGGTGCGCAAGCAAGTGGTTACGATTCACGATACGGCCTTTGTCGATCGCGCAGAGTGTTTCACACGAGGATTTGCCGCCTGGTATCAGTGGTTGGTGCCGCGCTTAGCTCGGCGGGTGCAACGAATCATCACTGTCTCGCACTTTTCGAAGCAACGGATTGTCGAACACTGCCGCGTTCCCGAAGAGAAAGTGGAAGTGGTCTCTTGTGGCGTCGGCCCGCAGTTCCGTCCTCAGCCCGCGGAACAAGTTGCGCGGGCCCGTGAGGAGTTGAAACTTCCGTCGCGTTACGCGCTCTGCGTTTGTTCGCTGGAGCCACGCAAGAATTTGCTGCGATTGCTGCAGAGTTGGTCGGCGATGCAGAATCGTCCGGACGATTTGCACCTGGTCATCGTGGGTGCCCGCGACAACATTTACGACAACATTGGCCTGACCGAGCCCCCCAAAAACGTCCATCTGGCCGGCTATGTGGGCGATGACCTCTTGCCCGCCGTTTATGCCGGAGCTGAGTTTTTTGCCTGCCCGTCCCTGTACGAAGGTTTTGGCTTGCCGGTGATTGAAGCGATGGCCTGCGGCGTGCCGGTGATCTGCAGCAATACCACCTCACTTCCCGAAGTCGCTGGTGACGCAGCTATCCTCGTCGACCCGCTGCAGATCGAAAGCATTGCTGCCGCCATGCAACAGTTGGCCACCGATGCGGCGCTGCGTGCCAAAATGCGCGAGCAAGGATTGATTCGCGCTCAAACCTTTAGCTGGGACGACGCGGCACGTAAGACCTGGAATATCCTCGCTGCGGCCAGCTAA
- a CDS encoding O-antigen polymerase — protein MISTNQPLTPLNRLWWLNPSWIFGLGTVGTFAMALYLSEQSYALYDTPKYLRGEHWWIALSAWLALEIGRRIGCGWHRQRGESGDAIVKDVEWWFFATFILTTAAYAILLLRGLQNGLSLGVIMENLLAPPNEVSRELAGEVVVFLPGVTTATQFGISCVLLGLWLDFRGLKYVRKYIAVIAGLALMRALLFHERLALIEVAVPAGVLLLRQYWLARPLSPWMKNAFRAAPLVGLMGVVVLFGVFEYFRSWRHYRNEFTSYAEFTVWRIGGYYSTSQNNGALGWEREGQRPIPLATIDALWEFPPVEKSPLSYQALTGIDAPQAHTDMLKQYANVEYNSPCGLFEPIRDYGPLGSLVWWVAFGAVLGWAYRGYLEGSLVGQLLFPIVFLSLLEMPRFIYLTHPRVLAPLVVIVWLGYRASLAARKAQQLQQVAETASPTLLTQGGS, from the coding sequence ATGATCTCGACCAATCAACCTCTGACACCGCTGAACCGCCTTTGGTGGCTCAATCCGTCATGGATATTTGGCTTGGGAACCGTCGGCACCTTCGCCATGGCTTTGTACCTGTCGGAACAAAGCTACGCCCTTTACGACACACCCAAGTACTTGCGCGGCGAGCATTGGTGGATTGCCCTCTCAGCCTGGTTGGCCTTGGAAATTGGTCGCCGGATTGGCTGCGGATGGCATCGCCAGCGCGGCGAATCTGGTGACGCGATCGTCAAGGACGTTGAATGGTGGTTCTTTGCCACATTCATTCTGACGACCGCAGCCTATGCAATCTTGCTCTTGCGCGGCCTGCAAAACGGATTGTCGCTCGGCGTGATTATGGAGAACTTGCTAGCGCCGCCGAATGAAGTTTCGCGCGAATTGGCTGGCGAAGTAGTCGTCTTTCTGCCCGGCGTAACAACCGCCACTCAGTTCGGCATTAGCTGCGTCTTGCTCGGGCTTTGGCTCGATTTTCGCGGCCTGAAGTATGTGCGCAAATACATTGCGGTGATCGCAGGCCTGGCCCTGATGCGGGCACTTCTCTTTCACGAACGGCTGGCGCTGATTGAAGTTGCCGTCCCTGCCGGTGTGTTGCTGCTCAGGCAATACTGGCTCGCGCGGCCCCTGAGTCCTTGGATGAAGAACGCGTTTCGCGCAGCCCCCCTCGTCGGGCTGATGGGCGTCGTCGTCCTGTTTGGTGTCTTCGAATACTTTCGCAGTTGGCGACACTATCGCAACGAATTCACTTCGTATGCCGAGTTCACCGTCTGGCGCATCGGGGGCTACTACAGCACCTCGCAGAACAATGGCGCGTTGGGTTGGGAGCGCGAAGGTCAGCGACCAATTCCATTGGCGACGATAGACGCGCTGTGGGAGTTTCCGCCGGTCGAGAAGTCGCCCCTTTCGTATCAAGCACTGACGGGGATCGATGCTCCGCAGGCCCATACGGATATGCTCAAGCAGTACGCCAACGTCGAATACAACAGCCCTTGCGGCCTGTTCGAGCCGATCCGCGACTACGGCCCGCTCGGTTCGCTCGTTTGGTGGGTCGCCTTCGGTGCCGTCTTGGGCTGGGCCTATCGCGGCTATTTAGAAGGTTCGCTCGTGGGCCAACTCCTGTTTCCTATTGTGTTCCTCAGCCTGCTCGAAATGCCCCGCTTTATTTATCTAACGCATCCACGCGTGCTCGCGCCGCTGGTCGTCATTGTCTGGCTCGGCTACCGCGCTTCGCTGGCTGCTCGCAAAGCACAACAGTTGCAGCAAGTTGCCGAAACTGCTTCCCCAACTCTGCTCACGCAGGGAGGCTCCTGA
- the wbaP gene encoding undecaprenyl-phosphate galactose phosphotransferase WbaP, which produces MRPSSQTAGIDHLLDERGAPASRPLPVRGTRNGWPMTVCLVIADLAAVLTGLAVAALVVAWWRNAWGWPNETSLRLATGYSAAMLLALQSQGLYRALQLRPAAELRIVFLTSLVTICLLGTLLFAMPDISVGACVALIFSSLVFALVAPLTRTIVRMTAGRANWWGRRVIVVGGSRRGLAAYRQMQRFPAMGLRPVGIVEDVISPATSGEVEGYLGQFDDVSEIAKEHGVDTAVLAMSPHFDDDTRRMISRGGMGIRHWIVMPESQGMPHLWATAGEVAGQPALAMQVGLLSPAALVTKRVCDVLIVSVGALLASPLLLFIAAAIRLGSPGPIFYSQERVGRHGRRFRAWKFRSMVPNADQVLKDLLAKDPVLRAEWEADHKLKKDPRITWIGRFIRKTSLDELPQLWNIFQGDMSLVGPRPIVQAEIEKYGDCYEQYVAVTPGLTGLWQISGRNKTTYEQRIDFDAYYVRNWSLWLDLHILVSTVRVVLLREGAF; this is translated from the coding sequence TTGCGCCCATCTTCGCAAACTGCGGGGATCGATCATTTACTCGACGAGCGCGGCGCGCCGGCGTCACGCCCCTTGCCGGTTCGCGGCACTCGCAATGGCTGGCCGATGACGGTCTGCCTGGTGATTGCTGATCTGGCCGCAGTTCTGACTGGCTTGGCTGTTGCCGCCCTCGTTGTCGCCTGGTGGCGAAATGCCTGGGGTTGGCCCAACGAAACATCGCTCCGTTTGGCAACTGGTTACTCTGCGGCCATGCTGTTGGCACTCCAGTCGCAGGGCTTGTATCGCGCGCTGCAGCTCCGCCCCGCCGCCGAGTTGCGGATCGTGTTTCTTACCAGCCTCGTGACCATCTGCCTGCTCGGCACGTTGCTCTTTGCCATGCCAGATATCTCAGTCGGCGCGTGCGTCGCCCTGATTTTCTCCAGCCTCGTTTTTGCCCTCGTCGCTCCGCTGACCCGGACCATCGTGCGGATGACTGCGGGCCGGGCAAACTGGTGGGGCCGGAGAGTGATCGTGGTTGGCGGCAGTCGCCGCGGACTGGCTGCCTATCGTCAAATGCAGCGATTTCCTGCCATGGGGTTGCGTCCGGTCGGAATTGTCGAAGATGTCATTTCGCCCGCCACAAGCGGCGAAGTCGAAGGTTACCTCGGTCAATTCGACGATGTGTCGGAGATTGCCAAAGAACATGGCGTGGATACCGCCGTGCTGGCGATGTCTCCGCACTTCGACGACGATACGCGGCGGATGATTTCGCGCGGTGGAATGGGAATTCGCCATTGGATAGTCATGCCCGAATCGCAAGGGATGCCGCATTTGTGGGCCACCGCGGGCGAAGTGGCTGGTCAACCAGCACTCGCCATGCAAGTGGGCCTTCTTTCACCTGCCGCGCTCGTTACCAAGCGCGTTTGCGACGTGCTGATTGTCAGTGTCGGCGCGTTGCTGGCTTCGCCCCTGTTGTTATTTATTGCCGCCGCGATTCGCCTCGGTTCGCCGGGCCCGATCTTCTACTCGCAAGAGCGGGTTGGCCGTCACGGCCGGCGCTTTCGCGCGTGGAAGTTTCGCAGCATGGTGCCGAATGCCGATCAGGTGCTGAAGGACTTGCTCGCGAAAGACCCGGTCCTGCGGGCCGAATGGGAAGCAGACCATAAGCTGAAAAAAGATCCCCGGATCACCTGGATCGGCCGGTTTATTCGCAAGACCAGTCTCGATGAACTGCCGCAATTGTGGAACATCTTCCAAGGGGATATGAGCCTCGTTGGTCCGCGGCCAATCGTACAAGCCGAGATCGAGAAATACGGCGATTGCTACGAGCAATATGTGGCTGTGACGCCTGGGCTGACAGGCCTTTGGCAAATTTCTGGTCGCAATAAGACCACCTATGAGCAGCGGATCGATTTCGACGCTTATTACGTCCGCAACTGGTCGCTCTGGCTCGATCTGCACATTCTAGTGAGTACCGTGCGGGTTGTATTGCTGCGCGAAGGTGCTTTCTAG
- a CDS encoding PTS sugar transporter subunit IIA: MSRDDFDIESLAKYLHLMPNQVQRMAERGTVPGRRIGGEWRFSLAEIHHWLEDRIGAADEEDLQNVEGVLNRQAREAQSSVRIAEMLSPAGIALPLEARTKASVISDMCELAASTGFLWDPEKMAEAVKMRESLHPTAMESGVALLHPRRPLPHILAQPFIALGRTYQGIPFGAEGGQLTDLFFLICSVDDAGHLRTLARLSRLLGSPGFMEALRFSETPADLIAEVGRLEILLPDL, translated from the coding sequence ATGAGCCGCGACGACTTCGATATCGAGAGCCTGGCAAAGTATCTCCACTTGATGCCTAACCAGGTGCAACGCATGGCGGAACGCGGCACCGTTCCCGGTCGGCGAATTGGTGGCGAATGGCGGTTTTCGCTGGCAGAAATCCATCATTGGCTAGAAGACCGCATCGGAGCGGCGGACGAAGAAGACCTGCAAAATGTCGAGGGGGTGTTGAACCGCCAGGCGCGTGAAGCCCAGTCGTCGGTTCGCATTGCCGAAATGCTGTCACCGGCCGGAATCGCCTTGCCGCTCGAAGCCCGGACCAAGGCTTCGGTCATTAGCGACATGTGCGAATTGGCCGCTAGCACCGGTTTTTTGTGGGATCCTGAGAAGATGGCGGAGGCTGTCAAAATGCGGGAAAGCCTCCATCCCACTGCCATGGAAAGTGGTGTGGCGCTCTTGCATCCCCGTCGCCCCTTGCCACACATCCTGGCCCAGCCCTTTATTGCCCTCGGTCGCACTTATCAGGGAATTCCGTTCGGAGCGGAAGGAGGCCAATTAACTGACCTTTTCTTCCTGATCTGTTCCGTCGATGATGCCGGCCACCTGCGGACCCTGGCTCGGCTCAGTCGCCTGCTCGGTTCGCCCGGTTTTATGGAAGCTTTGCGATTCTCCGAAACTCCAGCTGACCTGATTGCCGAAGTCGGCCGGTTAGAAATCCTGCTGCCCGATCTCTAG
- a CDS encoding sulfatase family protein, producing MFRIYSFVVLCFCTTLLTADEAVKQRPNVLWFIVDDMSANFSCYGEKLIATPNVDRLAKEGTKFSRAFVTAPVCSPCRSALITGMYQTTIGSHHHRSGRGVEKIHLPTGVTPVPTLFQQAGYYTCIGSGLPDAGRAGQPAKKKQAGGGLGKTDYNFEYDSKMYDSADWSKRKADQPFFMQVQLAGGKLRGGTDASARRLSERAAAEFDNAVKPADVTLPPYYPRDPVLLGDWAAYLEAVRFTDQHVGKVLARLEKEGLLDNTVVIFMTDHGISHARGKQFLYNEGTHVPLVIRGPGIAAGVTREDLVEHIDLAALSLAAAGIEIPKTMQARNILAKDYQPRDAVFAARDRCDETVEQLRSVRTDRWLYIRNGYPERPHLQPNAYKDGKSIVQTLRSLHEMKQLSDLQEKLLFSPTRPKEELYDWQADPHQLNNLAGDPNHQGMLEKLRQRLDRWIKETGDLGQTPETESRYDSDMASYLGRGNPAVEKNVAQMKQWRKEGK from the coding sequence ATGTTTCGTATCTACTCTTTCGTCGTACTGTGTTTTTGCACCACCTTGCTGACTGCCGACGAGGCAGTCAAACAGCGTCCGAATGTCCTGTGGTTTATCGTCGACGACATGTCGGCGAACTTCTCTTGCTATGGCGAGAAACTGATCGCGACGCCCAATGTCGATCGACTGGCGAAAGAAGGAACGAAGTTCTCGCGGGCGTTCGTCACCGCGCCGGTTTGTTCGCCGTGTCGCTCGGCGCTGATTACCGGCATGTATCAAACGACGATCGGCTCGCACCATCATCGGAGCGGTCGCGGCGTGGAGAAGATCCACTTACCCACCGGTGTGACTCCAGTTCCCACCCTCTTTCAGCAGGCCGGCTACTACACCTGCATTGGCAGTGGACTGCCCGATGCGGGGCGTGCTGGCCAACCAGCCAAGAAGAAGCAAGCCGGGGGTGGATTGGGCAAAACGGATTACAACTTTGAATACGACAGCAAGATGTACGATTCGGCGGACTGGTCGAAGCGCAAGGCCGATCAACCGTTTTTCATGCAGGTGCAACTAGCGGGTGGAAAGTTGCGCGGTGGTACCGACGCCAGTGCGCGCCGGTTGAGCGAACGGGCCGCAGCGGAATTCGACAATGCTGTGAAGCCAGCTGATGTCACCTTGCCCCCGTATTACCCGCGCGATCCGGTGCTGCTTGGAGATTGGGCGGCGTATCTCGAAGCGGTGCGCTTCACCGATCAGCATGTGGGAAAGGTGCTCGCCCGCTTGGAAAAAGAAGGGCTACTGGATAACACCGTGGTCATCTTCATGACCGATCACGGCATTAGCCATGCTCGGGGTAAGCAGTTTTTGTACAACGAGGGGACTCATGTGCCGCTTGTGATTCGCGGCCCTGGCATTGCAGCCGGCGTGACGCGCGAGGACCTGGTCGAGCACATCGACCTGGCTGCACTGTCGTTGGCTGCGGCAGGAATTGAAATTCCCAAAACAATGCAGGCCCGCAATATCCTGGCGAAAGATTATCAGCCGCGCGACGCAGTGTTCGCTGCCCGCGATCGCTGCGACGAAACGGTCGAACAACTCCGCAGCGTGCGCACCGACCGCTGGCTCTACATTCGCAATGGCTACCCGGAGCGGCCGCACCTGCAGCCGAATGCGTACAAAGATGGAAAGAGTATTGTGCAAACGTTGCGTTCTCTGCATGAGATGAAGCAGTTGAGCGATTTGCAAGAGAAGCTTCTTTTCTCCCCCACCCGCCCCAAAGAAGAGTTGTACGACTGGCAAGCGGACCCGCATCAGCTCAACAATCTTGCCGGCGATCCAAACCATCAGGGCATGCTGGAAAAACTGCGTCAGCGACTCGATCGTTGGATCAAGGAGACGGGCGACCTTGGTCAAACGCCCGAAACCGAATCGCGCTACGACAGCGATATGGCCAGCTATCTTGGCCGCGGGAACCCCGCTGTCGAGAAAAATGTTGCTCAGATGAAGCAGTGGAGAAAAGAAGGGAAGTGA
- a CDS encoding DUF1501 domain-containing protein yields MPFTHLNTRCPGPLNRRLWMSLGGLSLGALATGIQPTLGGLLAAEGHTSVDREFSVILFWANGGPSHLDLFDLKPGAPAEYRGPFQPIQTNVPGIEITELLPQLSRLADKFSLIRSLHHERNEHSGGTHRFLTGYPSRAANLNDAEFPELGSVVAHELRGRGGEVPSFVANTKFYGGGPAYLGPAFGPYMPSPNPRSSTGDNQYDPIPIFKEGIGNDDLAISPEGVVSLSRRMNLLAQLDALPRAVDAAGEMQALDSFQKRAATMLASPRTRQAFDLTQEDSRTLQRYGDTHFGKSLLTCRRLVEAGVRFVQCQANYRLRPETGVTSNWDDHSVNSHIFDSYREKLPSFDQSVSALVEDLYLRGLDRHVLFVFCGEFGRTPLIRNQDKSGRPGRDHWSKAMSVLLAGGGLQMGQVIGKTSAKAEEPVERRMDSNCLLATIYRRFGIDTRRHLHDQLGRPLAILPAGEPIAELL; encoded by the coding sequence ATGCCTTTCACCCACCTCAACACTCGATGCCCCGGGCCGCTGAATCGGCGATTGTGGATGTCGCTCGGCGGCTTGAGTTTGGGAGCGTTAGCCACAGGCATTCAGCCAACGCTCGGCGGTCTACTGGCTGCTGAAGGTCACACGTCGGTGGATCGGGAGTTCTCGGTCATCCTTTTTTGGGCGAATGGCGGTCCGAGCCATCTCGACCTTTTCGATCTAAAGCCAGGTGCGCCGGCTGAGTATCGGGGGCCGTTTCAGCCCATCCAGACGAACGTTCCTGGCATCGAAATCACTGAACTTCTGCCTCAACTTTCGCGTCTAGCGGATAAATTTTCGCTGATCCGCAGTTTGCATCACGAGCGGAACGAGCACTCGGGCGGTACGCATCGCTTTCTCACTGGGTACCCCTCGCGGGCTGCCAACCTGAACGACGCGGAATTTCCCGAACTCGGTTCAGTCGTGGCGCACGAACTTCGTGGCCGCGGCGGAGAAGTGCCGTCGTTCGTGGCCAACACCAAGTTCTATGGGGGCGGCCCTGCCTACTTGGGCCCCGCATTCGGTCCATACATGCCGAGTCCCAATCCACGTTCGTCGACCGGGGACAACCAGTACGACCCGATTCCGATTTTCAAAGAAGGGATCGGCAACGACGATCTGGCCATTTCGCCCGAGGGCGTTGTCAGCCTCAGCCGGCGGATGAATCTTCTTGCGCAACTCGATGCGTTGCCTCGCGCGGTGGATGCCGCTGGCGAAATGCAGGCGCTCGATAGCTTTCAAAAGCGGGCCGCGACGATGCTGGCCAGTCCGCGCACGCGCCAGGCCTTCGATTTGACGCAGGAAGATTCTCGCACCCTGCAGCGATATGGAGACACTCACTTCGGCAAGAGCCTGTTGACTTGCCGGCGCCTGGTAGAGGCTGGCGTGCGGTTTGTGCAGTGCCAGGCGAATTATCGCTTGCGGCCAGAAACAGGGGTGACCAGCAACTGGGACGATCACAGCGTCAACTCGCACATTTTCGATTCCTATCGCGAGAAACTCCCCTCGTTCGATCAGTCGGTTTCGGCGCTCGTCGAGGATTTATATCTGCGTGGACTTGATCGGCACGTACTCTTTGTCTTTTGTGGTGAGTTTGGCCGCACCCCATTGATTCGGAACCAAGACAAGAGTGGCCGGCCCGGTCGCGACCATTGGTCCAAGGCCATGAGCGTGCTGCTGGCCGGTGGAGGTCTGCAGATGGGTCAGGTCATCGGCAAGACGAGCGCCAAGGCGGAAGAACCCGTCGAACGCCGCATGGATAGTAACTGTTTGCTCGCCACCATCTATCGGCGGTTTGGCATCGACACGCGGCGACACTTGCACGACCAATTGGGACGCCCACTCGCGATCCTCCCTGCCGGCGAACCGATCGCCGAACTGCTCTAA